A genome region from bacterium includes the following:
- a CDS encoding TolC family protein, protein MRAGGVLLVAALAGCTAVRDVWRPEGDGGWSAARRRQAVRALAPQAGVVDPLAAPTPAPSPTVYSLAAALAEARGGNRAMQAEALRVGIARRQALAARGRLFPTTTAGARYTWYSDVRSTHVQIPPGVFPPGTTPPSFDVVLSDSDAGTVNAQVLLPLDLSGELRQQLAAAQAGYRGAAAQRWAVELEQDLAVTRAYFDRLAAERLREVTDETIALYRRQLADAQARFAAGQVTKNEVLEVDVVLRNAEQRRMREDVEVERARWAFNDAIGVDVDAPTAVADLRARPALPAVDDALRQAQQHNPLLTALFERQRQLEAELSALERSRLPRFEAGGAMDYSTSNLFQPNQIGSGFAGMRWDLGTDTQREERIAAARLAIDENQVQLQAQLRTLEQALRATLRSAEERLAALDTATTAIGQAEENLRIRRQMFAVGRAQSKDVLDAQRLLAEQRAVLATALYQAQTRRAEVQQLTGEPFEALVAPGRE, encoded by the coding sequence ATGAGGGCGGGCGGGGTGCTGCTGGTCGCCGCGCTCGCCGGCTGCACGGCGGTGCGCGACGTCTGGCGGCCGGAGGGCGACGGCGGCTGGAGCGCGGCGCGGCGCCGGCAGGCGGTGCGCGCCCTGGCGCCGCAGGCCGGCGTCGTCGATCCGCTGGCGGCGCCGACGCCGGCGCCGAGCCCGACCGTCTACAGTCTCGCCGCGGCGCTGGCCGAGGCGCGCGGCGGCAACCGCGCCATGCAGGCGGAGGCGCTGCGCGTCGGCATCGCCCGCCGCCAGGCGCTGGCGGCGCGCGGCCGGCTGTTCCCGACCACCACCGCGGGCGCGCGCTACACCTGGTACAGCGACGTGCGCTCGACGCACGTGCAGATTCCACCCGGCGTATTCCCGCCGGGGACGACGCCGCCGTCCTTCGACGTCGTGCTCAGCGACAGCGACGCCGGCACCGTCAACGCGCAGGTCCTGCTGCCGCTCGACCTCAGCGGCGAGCTGCGGCAGCAACTGGCGGCGGCGCAGGCCGGCTATCGCGGCGCCGCGGCGCAGCGCTGGGCGGTCGAGCTCGAGCAGGACCTGGCGGTGACCCGCGCCTACTTCGACCGGCTCGCCGCCGAGCGCCTGCGCGAGGTGACCGACGAGACCATCGCGCTCTACCGCCGCCAGCTCGCCGACGCCCAGGCGCGCTTCGCCGCCGGCCAGGTGACCAAGAACGAGGTGCTCGAGGTGGACGTGGTGCTGCGCAACGCCGAGCAGCGGCGGATGCGCGAGGACGTCGAGGTCGAGCGCGCCCGCTGGGCGTTCAACGACGCCATCGGCGTCGACGTCGACGCGCCCACCGCGGTCGCCGACCTGCGCGCCCGTCCCGCGCTGCCCGCCGTCGACGACGCCCTGCGCCAGGCGCAGCAGCACAACCCGCTGCTGACGGCGCTGTTCGAGCGCCAGCGCCAGCTCGAGGCCGAGCTCAGCGCGCTCGAGCGCAGCCGCCTGCCGCGCTTCGAGGCCGGCGGCGCGATGGACTACTCGACCTCGAACCTGTTCCAGCCGAACCAGATCGGCTCCGGCTTCGCCGGCATGCGCTGGGACCTCGGCACCGACACCCAGCGCGAGGAGCGCATCGCCGCGGCGCGCCTGGCGATCGACGAGAACCAGGTCCAGCTCCAGGCGCAGCTCCGCACCCTCGAGCAGGCGTTGCGCGCGACCCTGCGCAGCGCCGAGGAGCGCCTGGCCGCGCTCGACACCGCCACCACCGCCATCGGCCAGGCGGAGGAGAACCTGCGCATCCGCCGGCAGATGTTCGCGGTCGGTCGGGCGCAGAGCAAGGACGTGCTCGACGCGCAGCGCCTGCTCGCCGAGCAGCGCGCTGTGCTCGCCACCGCGCTGTACCAGGCGCAGACCCGGCGCGCCGAGGTGCAGCAGCTCACCGGCGAGCCGTTCGAGGCGCTCGTCGCCCCGGGAAGGGAGTGA
- a CDS encoding ABC transporter ATP-binding protein, with product MNDVPRISLRNLRKRFGARVGLAGVDLAIAGAQVVGVTGPDGAGKTTLLRALAGLLEVEADAATVLGVDLRREVRGLKAQIGYVPQAFSLPRELSVAENLRFTARLHRLPEDVFAARAEALLARTGLAPFAARPAAALSGGMKQKLAISCALLPDPALLLLDEPTAGVDVVARDDIWAILRERRDRSLILISTSYLEEVEACERLVYLDAGRVVANGTPRELRAGLAIELYRAWGDDPRAIAAAARALPYVDDARASGRYARIEVPGPRTPGAERVLADLAALPSPVHVAERAALDTETTLLALARRGATA from the coding sequence ATGAACGACGTCCCACGCATCAGCCTGCGCAACCTGCGCAAGCGCTTCGGCGCCCGCGTCGGGCTCGCCGGCGTCGACCTGGCGATCGCCGGCGCGCAGGTGGTCGGCGTCACCGGGCCCGACGGGGCGGGCAAGACGACGCTGCTGCGCGCTCTCGCCGGGCTGCTCGAGGTCGAGGCCGACGCGGCGACCGTGCTCGGCGTCGATCTGCGCCGCGAGGTGCGCGGGCTGAAGGCGCAGATCGGCTACGTGCCGCAGGCGTTCAGCCTGCCGCGCGAGCTGTCGGTGGCGGAGAACCTGCGCTTCACCGCCCGGCTGCACCGGCTGCCCGAGGACGTCTTCGCCGCCCGCGCCGAGGCGCTGCTGGCGCGCACCGGCCTGGCGCCGTTCGCGGCGCGGCCGGCGGCGGCGCTGTCGGGCGGCATGAAACAGAAGCTGGCGATCAGTTGCGCGCTGCTGCCCGACCCGGCGCTGCTGCTGCTCGACGAGCCGACCGCCGGGGTCGACGTCGTGGCGCGCGACGACATCTGGGCCATCCTGCGCGAGCGGCGCGACCGCAGCCTCATCCTCATCAGCACCAGCTACCTCGAGGAGGTCGAGGCCTGCGAGCGGCTGGTCTACCTCGATGCCGGGCGGGTGGTGGCGAACGGCACGCCGCGCGAGCTGCGCGCCGGGCTGGCGATCGAGCTCTACCGCGCCTGGGGCGACGACCCGCGCGCCATCGCGGCGGCGGCGCGGGCGCTGCCGTACGTCGACGACGCCCGCGCCAGCGGCCGCTATGCGCGCATCGAGGTGCCCGGCCCGCGGACGCCGGGGGCGGAGCGCGTGCTCGCCGACCTGGCGGCGCTGCCGTCGCCGGTGCACGTCGCCGAGCGCGCCGCCCTCGACACCGAGACCACGCTGCTGGCGCTGGCGCGCCGCGGGGCGACGGCGTGA
- a CDS encoding ABC transporter permease, whose translation MSRRRLLTLMLREVRATLRDPFTLAMLIAVPLAALLVFGFTLSTEAKNLGLGVFDQSQSGASRRVLSDIAATGDFILRPYPSRAAIDRAFRAGQVSAAVIIPPDFDRALRDGRGDAAARIQILYDGAETILAGNAEAALRGTIAASVAALGGPTRPPAAARGGVEVVVGALFNPTFDGVPYMVAGTFGFVLTFLTTLLTAVSVVNERLGGTFEQLQVTPATALEIVLGKLLPLGGVFTFDVVLMVLAAGFLLGVWPHGSALLFVAVSSFYVLLSLALGLIISATSGTAAEAVQKTVLTSIPLVQLSGFAFPIRNMPLPVQWLTEIFPATHYIRISRAIYLRGEGLADLLPEIAMLALFGALLLRKALTSVEARA comes from the coding sequence ATGAGCCGCCGCCGCCTCCTCACCCTGATGCTGCGCGAGGTGCGGGCGACGCTGCGCGACCCGTTCACCCTCGCCATGCTCATCGCCGTGCCGCTGGCGGCGCTGCTGGTGTTCGGCTTCACGCTGTCCACCGAGGCCAAGAATCTCGGTCTCGGCGTCTTCGACCAGTCGCAGAGCGGCGCCAGCCGCCGGGTGCTGTCCGACATCGCCGCCACCGGCGATTTCATTCTCCGCCCGTACCCGTCGCGCGCCGCCATCGACCGCGCCTTCCGCGCCGGCCAGGTGAGCGCCGCGGTGATCATCCCGCCCGACTTCGACCGCGCCCTGCGCGACGGCCGCGGCGACGCGGCGGCGCGCATCCAGATCCTCTACGACGGCGCCGAGACGATCCTCGCCGGCAACGCCGAGGCGGCGCTGCGCGGCACCATCGCCGCCAGCGTCGCCGCGCTCGGCGGACCCACGCGCCCGCCGGCGGCGGCGCGCGGCGGCGTCGAGGTCGTGGTCGGCGCGCTCTTCAATCCGACCTTCGACGGCGTGCCGTACATGGTGGCCGGCACCTTCGGCTTCGTCCTCACCTTCCTCACCACCCTGCTCACCGCCGTGTCGGTGGTGAACGAGCGCCTCGGCGGCACCTTCGAGCAGTTGCAGGTGACGCCGGCGACGGCGCTCGAGATCGTGCTCGGCAAGCTGCTGCCGCTGGGCGGCGTGTTCACCTTCGACGTCGTCCTCATGGTGCTCGCCGCCGGGTTCCTGCTCGGCGTCTGGCCGCACGGCAGCGCGCTGCTCTTCGTCGCCGTGTCGTCCTTCTACGTGCTGCTGTCGCTGGCCCTCGGCCTCATCATCTCGGCGACCTCGGGCACCGCCGCCGAGGCGGTGCAGAAGACGGTGCTGACCAGCATCCCGCTCGTCCAGCTCAGCGGCTTCGCCTTCCCGATCCGCAACATGCCGCTGCCGGTGCAGTGGCTGACCGAGATCTTCCCGGCCACCCATTACATCCGCATCAGCCGGGCGATCTACCTGCGCGGCGAGGGGCTCGCCGATCTGCTGCCGGAGATCGCCATGCTGGCCCTGTTCGGCGCCCTGCTGCTGCGCAAGGCGCTGACCAGCGTGGAGGCGCGCGCATGA
- a CDS encoding HlyD family efflux transporter periplasmic adaptor subunit yields MPRRFVLVAALLAVAVAAAVVLVWRRDHRPPHYTGVVEGEERVIRSEVPGRVLEVAFAEGDQVPAGAVIVRLDDRDIAASIAASEQGLRVTDAEIRRQEEQVATLERTWTQDVSARQAELRTAEAGATLAEQTFSRERELIGTGASTQQLLDEARAGRDQANATRDRARDLLARAEAEAGTVAVARHQLEVLRQQRELAERRLDELRVTHDKYQVQAPPVPTRVETQFIWPGELAQPGTPLLALLDPTDQYVQIYVPVADLAHVRIGQRVAIELDSTPGHRVPGEISFLADKANFTPEKIETRDDRIGQVYRAKVRILEGVERFRPGTEGNVYLEP; encoded by the coding sequence ATGCCCCGCCGTTTCGTGCTCGTCGCCGCGCTGCTCGCGGTCGCCGTGGCGGCCGCGGTCGTGCTGGTGTGGCGCCGCGACCATCGGCCGCCGCACTACACCGGCGTCGTCGAGGGCGAGGAGCGCGTCATCCGCAGCGAGGTGCCGGGCCGCGTGCTCGAGGTCGCGTTCGCCGAGGGCGACCAGGTGCCGGCCGGCGCCGTCATCGTCCGCCTCGACGACCGCGACATCGCCGCCAGCATCGCCGCCAGCGAGCAGGGGCTGCGGGTGACCGACGCCGAGATCCGCCGCCAGGAGGAGCAGGTCGCGACCCTCGAGCGGACCTGGACGCAGGACGTCAGCGCTCGCCAGGCCGAGCTGCGCACGGCGGAGGCCGGCGCCACCCTGGCGGAGCAGACCTTTTCCCGCGAGCGCGAGCTGATCGGCACCGGCGCCAGCACCCAGCAGTTGCTCGACGAGGCGCGCGCCGGGCGCGACCAGGCGAACGCGACCCGCGACCGCGCCCGCGACCTGCTGGCGCGCGCAGAGGCCGAGGCGGGCACGGTGGCGGTCGCCCGCCATCAGCTCGAGGTGCTGCGCCAGCAACGCGAGCTCGCCGAGCGCCGCCTCGACGAGCTGCGCGTCACCCACGACAAGTACCAGGTGCAGGCGCCGCCGGTGCCGACCCGGGTCGAGACGCAGTTCATCTGGCCCGGCGAGCTGGCGCAGCCGGGCACGCCGCTGCTGGCGCTGCTCGATCCCACCGACCAGTACGTGCAGATCTACGTGCCGGTCGCCGATCTCGCCCACGTCCGCATCGGCCAGCGGGTGGCGATCGAGCTCGACAGCACGCCCGGCCACCGGGTGCCGGGCGAGATCAGCTTCCTCGCCGACAAGGCGAACTTCACGCCCGAGAAGATCGAGACCCGCGACGACCGCATCGGTCAGGTGTACCGGGCCAAGGTGCGGATCCTCGAGGGCGTCGAGCGCTTCCGGCCGGGCACCGAGGGCAACGTGTATCTCGAGCCCTGA
- a CDS encoding SDR family oxidoreductase yields the protein MAGRLDGKVAVITGGGNGIGRATALRFLAEGARVVIADLNPASGEATMALARQAGAGERIRFVPADVAREADVAAAVQAAPAAFGRLDCVCNNAGVAGAFGPITHLEAEEWDQTFAVLVRAVFLGMKHGARIMKAQGEGGCFINTASIAGLSGGDGPQAYSAAKAAVINLTRAVAVELAPQRIRVNAICPGLILTPLVHRGDEAAMAPLAARCQPWPDAGRPEDIAGVALFLASDDARFVTGEALVADGGLVAAGASTAEKLGMGGALYAAAGMDHGSTGIAPTLRGVE from the coding sequence ATGGCGGGACGACTCGACGGCAAAGTGGCGGTGATCACCGGCGGCGGCAACGGCATCGGGCGCGCGACGGCGCTGCGCTTTCTCGCCGAGGGCGCGCGGGTGGTGATCGCCGATCTGAACCCGGCGAGCGGCGAGGCGACGATGGCGCTGGCGCGCCAGGCGGGCGCCGGCGAGCGCATCCGCTTCGTGCCCGCCGACGTCGCCCGCGAGGCCGACGTCGCCGCCGCCGTGCAGGCCGCGCCCGCCGCGTTCGGCCGCCTCGACTGCGTCTGCAACAACGCCGGCGTCGCCGGCGCCTTCGGACCGATCACCCACCTCGAGGCCGAGGAGTGGGACCAGACCTTCGCCGTCCTGGTGCGCGCCGTCTTCCTCGGCATGAAGCACGGCGCCCGCATCATGAAGGCGCAGGGCGAGGGCGGCTGCTTCATCAACACGGCCTCCATCGCCGGGCTCTCCGGCGGCGACGGGCCGCAGGCCTACTCGGCGGCCAAGGCGGCGGTCATCAACCTGACCCGCGCCGTCGCCGTCGAGCTGGCGCCGCAGCGCATCCGCGTCAACGCCATCTGCCCCGGGCTGATCCTGACGCCGCTCGTGCACCGCGGCGACGAGGCGGCGATGGCGCCGCTCGCGGCGCGCTGCCAGCCCTGGCCGGACGCCGGCCGGCCCGAGGACATCGCCGGCGTCGCCCTCTTTCTCGCCAGCGACGACGCCCGCTTCGTCACCGGCGAGGCGCTGGTCGCCGACGGCGGTCTCGTCGCCGCCGGCGCGAGCACCGCCGAGAAACTCGGCATGGGCGGCGCGCTGTACGCCGCGGCCGGCATGGATCACGGCAGCACCGGCATCGCCCCGACCCTGCGCGGCGTCGAGTGA
- a CDS encoding ABC transporter permease encodes MRYELFVALRYLRAKRREAFISLITWISTLGIAIGVMTLTITLAVMTGFEGDLRDRILAFNPHVSIWGQLGSIANPAQVVSTARAVPEVVSAEPFVYGQLMLSTPSEFAGVLVRGIRPDGAGADDLAARLRSGSIADLGRTVAVPLGEGRGATAQLPGIILGTALAEKLKVHVGEAVSVAAAAAGTAGVPRLRRFAVVGEFSSGMPEYDSGLAYIALADAQRLYDMDGSVTGVEIKLRDLYQANRVAGQLAATLGIGYRVRDWMAANKNLFGALALQKSVYSIVLLLIVLVAAFTVLATLVMVVMEKRKDIAILKSMGASGGSIGRIFIYKGLIIGGIGTLLGNLGGIGGCWLLKNYQVVELPKDVFFVNTVPVQVHAPYFVAVTAATLAICLLATLYPARKAARLAPVDVIRYE; translated from the coding sequence ATGCGCTACGAGCTGTTCGTCGCCCTCCGCTACCTGCGCGCCAAGCGGCGCGAGGCCTTCATCTCGCTCATCACCTGGATCTCGACCCTCGGCATCGCCATCGGGGTGATGACGCTGACCATCACGCTGGCGGTGATGACCGGCTTCGAGGGCGACCTGCGCGACCGCATCCTGGCCTTCAACCCGCACGTCTCGATCTGGGGGCAGCTCGGCTCGATCGCCAACCCGGCGCAGGTGGTGAGCACGGCGCGCGCCGTGCCCGAGGTGGTCAGCGCCGAACCCTTCGTCTACGGCCAGCTCATGCTGTCGACGCCGAGCGAGTTCGCCGGCGTGCTGGTGCGCGGCATCCGGCCCGACGGCGCCGGCGCCGACGACCTGGCGGCGCGGCTGCGCAGCGGCTCGATCGCGGATCTCGGCCGCACCGTCGCGGTGCCGCTGGGCGAGGGGCGCGGCGCCACGGCGCAGTTGCCCGGCATCATCCTCGGCACGGCGCTGGCGGAGAAGCTGAAGGTGCACGTCGGCGAGGCGGTGAGCGTCGCCGCCGCCGCCGCGGGCACGGCCGGCGTGCCGCGCCTGCGCCGCTTCGCGGTGGTCGGCGAATTCAGCTCCGGCATGCCGGAGTACGACAGCGGCCTCGCCTACATCGCGCTCGCCGACGCGCAACGGCTGTACGACATGGACGGTTCGGTGACCGGCGTCGAGATCAAGCTGCGCGACCTCTACCAGGCCAACCGCGTCGCCGGCCAGCTCGCCGCCACGCTCGGCATCGGCTACCGCGTCCGCGACTGGATGGCGGCGAACAAGAACCTCTTCGGGGCGCTGGCGCTGCAGAAGTCGGTGTATTCGATCGTGCTGCTGCTGATCGTGCTGGTCGCCGCCTTCACCGTCCTGGCGACGCTGGTGATGGTGGTGATGGAGAAGCGGAAGGACATCGCGATCCTCAAGTCGATGGGCGCCAGCGGCGGCAGCATCGGCCGCATCTTCATCTACAAGGGCCTGATCATCGGCGGCATCGGCACGCTGCTCGGCAACCTCGGCGGCATCGGCGGCTGCTGGCTGCTGAAGAACTACCAGGTGGTCGAGCTGCCGAAGGACGTGTTCTTCGTCAACACCGTGCCGGTGCAGGTCCATGCGCCGTACTTCGTCGCCGTCACCGCCGCGACGCTGGCGATCTGCCTGCTGGCGACGCTCTACCCGGCGCGCAAGGCGGCGCGCCTCGCGCCGGTGGACGTCATCCGCTACGAGTGA
- a CDS encoding endonuclease/exonuclease/phosphatase family protein, which yields MADELPARLRVLSANLWNGVADADGFAALVERVRADVVAVQELTPWQADALRRRLPHGLLEPATDYTGMGIAARVPLAVRRLPLPRRDARLAELRLGTADGASVAVELLNLHVLAPHTLPTWKTVAGRRGQWRGLERHLRANPQRPRIVVGDFNSTPLWPFYRRVADHLQDAALIHARRRGGRAARTWGPWAGAPRLLRIDHAFVQHLEVFDFAVVEVPSGDHSAVLVEIGARGASRSGAAAP from the coding sequence ATGGCCGACGAGCTTCCCGCCCGCCTGCGCGTGCTGTCGGCGAACCTGTGGAACGGCGTCGCCGACGCCGACGGGTTCGCCGCCCTCGTCGAGCGCGTGCGGGCCGACGTGGTCGCCGTGCAGGAGCTGACCCCGTGGCAGGCGGACGCCCTGCGCCGCCGCCTGCCGCACGGCCTCCTCGAACCGGCGACCGACTACACCGGGATGGGCATCGCCGCGCGCGTGCCGCTGGCCGTGCGCCGGCTGCCGCTGCCGCGGCGCGACGCGCGGCTGGCGGAGCTGCGGCTGGGGACCGCCGACGGCGCCTCGGTCGCGGTCGAGCTGCTCAACCTCCACGTCCTGGCGCCGCACACGCTGCCGACCTGGAAGACCGTCGCCGGCCGGCGCGGCCAGTGGCGCGGCCTCGAGCGCCATCTGCGCGCCAACCCGCAGCGGCCGCGGATCGTCGTCGGCGATTTCAACTCGACGCCGCTCTGGCCCTTCTACCGCCGGGTCGCCGACCACCTGCAGGACGCGGCGCTGATCCACGCCCGCCGCCGCGGCGGCCGGGCGGCGCGCACCTGGGGCCCGTGGGCCGGCGCGCCGCGCCTGCTGCGCATCGACCACGCCTTCGTCCAGCACCTGGAGGTCTTCGACTTCGCGGTCGTCGAGGTGCCGAGCGGCGACCATTCGGCGGTGCTGGTGGAGATCGGCGCGCGGGGCGCGAGCCGCTCGGGCGCCGCCGCTCCTTGA
- a CDS encoding ABC transporter ATP-binding protein: MSAPIIVARGLSKRFGDFTAVDALDLTVERGSIFAFLGANGSGKSTTIRMLIGLLEPTGGAITVDGVDVIATPRRVRDHVGYMGQKVSLYQGLSLRENVEFYAGLGGLAGADLERRWEALRERFDLAEAEAERPENLPAGIRQRAGLAVAILHQPRVLFLDEPTAGVDVHNRANFWERIQEECDAGVTVFVTTHFLEEVDYCDWACVIDAGRLIADAAPEELRRRYSPGYRIRIAAPPAALAAATPALRAAGFAIGGGDGGDVELAIDAMTAPALAALDAVLRAHGMPPVQVSQPSMADVFRALLGRGAPA; the protein is encoded by the coding sequence GTGAGCGCGCCGATCATCGTCGCCCGCGGGCTGAGCAAGCGCTTCGGCGACTTCACCGCCGTCGACGCCCTCGACCTCACGGTCGAGCGCGGCAGCATCTTCGCCTTCCTCGGCGCCAACGGGTCGGGCAAGAGCACCACCATCCGCATGCTCATCGGCCTGCTCGAGCCGACCGGCGGCGCGATCACCGTCGACGGCGTCGACGTCATCGCCACCCCGCGCCGGGTGCGCGACCACGTCGGCTACATGGGGCAGAAGGTCAGCCTCTACCAGGGCCTGTCGCTGCGCGAGAACGTCGAGTTCTACGCCGGCCTCGGCGGCCTCGCCGGCGCCGACCTCGAACGGCGCTGGGAGGCGCTGCGCGAACGCTTCGACCTCGCCGAGGCCGAGGCCGAGCGGCCGGAGAACCTCCCCGCCGGCATTCGCCAGCGCGCCGGCCTGGCCGTCGCCATCCTGCACCAGCCGCGGGTGCTGTTCCTCGACGAGCCGACCGCCGGCGTCGACGTGCACAACCGCGCCAACTTCTGGGAACGCATCCAGGAGGAGTGCGACGCCGGCGTCACCGTCTTCGTCACCACCCACTTCCTCGAGGAGGTGGACTACTGCGACTGGGCCTGCGTCATCGACGCCGGCCGCCTGATCGCCGATGCCGCGCCGGAGGAGCTGCGCCGCCGCTACTCCCCCGGCTATCGCATCCGCATCGCCGCGCCGCCGGCGGCGCTCGCCGCCGCCACGCCCGCGCTGCGCGCCGCCGGCTTCGCGATCGGCGGCGGCGACGGCGGCGACGTCGAGCTGGCGATCGACGCGATGACGGCGCCGGCGCTGGCGGCGCTCGACGCCGTGCTGCGGGCGCACGGCATGCCGCCGGTGCAGGTGTCGCAGCCGTCGATGGCCGACGTCTTCCGCGCCCTGCTCGGCCGCGGAGCGCCGGCATGA
- a CDS encoding CerR family C-terminal domain-containing protein, with protein sequence MSATLRSPRAGRHPDTRRRVIEAASELFAAHGFHGTTARDIAQRAGVNLAAAHYHFGAKDDLYLEVLRAQFDAITAALERRGARLPAGAKPGRAALEALLRARIAAMLEVLMGPPPGLHGTLMLREMCDPSAALPHIVRQFIEPMKRETEEIIARLEPALPRDAVERCMFSIVGQVFFYRTQLPAFPHLSPGLRLDHAGLAAIADHIATFSLGGMRALRPAPARGGRR encoded by the coding sequence ATGAGCGCCACCCTGCGATCTCCCCGCGCCGGCCGCCACCCGGACACCAGGCGCCGCGTCATCGAGGCGGCGAGCGAGCTGTTCGCGGCGCACGGGTTCCACGGCACGACGGCGCGCGACATCGCGCAGCGCGCGGGGGTCAACCTGGCGGCGGCGCACTACCACTTCGGGGCGAAGGACGACCTGTACCTCGAGGTGCTGCGGGCCCAGTTCGATGCCATCACCGCGGCCCTGGAACGGCGCGGGGCGCGGCTCCCGGCCGGCGCGAAGCCCGGTCGGGCAGCGCTCGAAGCGCTGCTGCGGGCGCGCATCGCCGCCATGCTGGAGGTGCTGATGGGGCCCCCTCCCGGGCTGCACGGGACGCTGATGCTGCGCGAGATGTGCGATCCGAGCGCGGCGCTGCCGCACATCGTCCGCCAGTTCATCGAGCCGATGAAGCGCGAGACCGAGGAGATCATCGCCCGGCTCGAGCCGGCGCTGCCGCGGGACGCCGTCGAGCGCTGCATGTTCAGCATCGTCGGCCAGGTCTTCTTCTACCGCACGCAGTTGCCGGCCTTTCCGCACCTCAGCCCCGGACTGCGGCTCGACCACGCCGGACTGGCGGCGATCGCCGACCACATCGCCACCTTCTCGCTCGGCGGCATGCGGGCCCTGCGTCCCGCGCCCGCGCGGGGGGGGCGGCGATGA
- a CDS encoding SCP2 sterol-binding domain-containing protein, whose protein sequence is MADAPQVSEDVTPQQFFEQLLPLGFQAQSDGGAAAPGDFAIQFTLTGDGGGAWHATIANGQMQVSAGAKDANLAVTLGVDDWRDAVLNRNGATLGIILPANRPGRPDNSGRAKALKGTMALELARADKDPFKVELCFNGAPAPRTLLRMAIADYVGMQDGSQNGQMLFMQGKIKVEGDMGFLMQIASLNM, encoded by the coding sequence ATGGCCGACGCACCACAGGTCTCCGAGGACGTCACGCCGCAGCAGTTCTTCGAGCAACTGCTGCCGCTGGGCTTCCAGGCACAGAGCGACGGCGGCGCCGCCGCGCCGGGCGATTTCGCCATCCAGTTCACGCTCACCGGCGACGGCGGCGGCGCCTGGCACGCGACGATCGCGAACGGGCAGATGCAGGTCAGCGCGGGCGCCAAGGACGCCAACCTGGCCGTCACGCTCGGCGTCGACGACTGGCGCGACGCCGTGCTGAACCGCAACGGCGCCACCCTGGGCATCATCCTGCCGGCCAACCGCCCGGGCCGTCCGGACAACAGCGGCCGCGCCAAGGCGCTGAAGGGCACGATGGCGCTCGAGCTGGCGCGCGCCGACAAGGATCCATTCAAGGTCGAGCTGTGCTTCAACGGCGCGCCGGCGCCGCGCACCCTGCTGCGGATGGCGATCGCCGACTACGTCGGGATGCAGGACGGCAGCCAGAACGGCCAGATGCTGTTCATGCAGGGCAAGATCAAGGTCGAGGGCGACATGGGCTTCCTGATGCAGATCGCCAGCCTCAACATGTGA